In Verrucomicrobiia bacterium, the genomic stretch CTCGCGCTCGGCCTTGGTGACGGCGGCCTGACCTTCACCCGGAAGGGTGGCGGCGGCGGCCAAACCTGCTGAACCGAGCAAACCCCGTTGGAGGAAGTTGCGCCGGCTGAGGATTGTGGAAGCGGTATTGTTTTTCATCACGCCCCCATTCCAAATGGAAAAGAGATTTGTGGCAAGCACGAAGGGGAGGGCAGCCCATCGCGAAGCGTCGTGGACTGCGCCAGTCCTCTGGCGCTTTTGGCCAGCCTTTGGGCGCGAGTTCCCACTCTAGGGTCCAGTGGCACTGAATTGTGCGGCCATGGTGGAGTGGAAGGACATTCAAAAGCGGTAGAGGACTACCGCAGTCCAGGACGCTGGCGCGCCCTCCGGCACCGGTCCAGGAGGATTTGCGGCTTCTGCAAGCAAAGATTCCTCACGGCCTGCGGCAGCCGACGCCTCAGGACGGATTATCCGGGGCGTGATGCTCGAAGAGGCGCTGCAGCTTCGCCGAATAAGAGGACAACGGCCAGGCGGCCTCCATCAACGGCGCAAATTGGTTGTGCTCGAGCCACCAGCCCTTCAGCAGGTGGGCGATACGCACGTAATGCGTAAAGTCCGACGGTTTCACCAGGAAACAATTGGCGCCCAGATCATAGGCCAAGCCGACATCCCCGACGTACTGCGCCGTGGTAAAAACGACAACCACGATGCGTCTCAAACCCGGTTGGGAACGAATCCACTGGAGCACCTCGCGCCCGGATTTGTGGGGCAGTTTCAAATCCAACAGGATGAGGCCCGGCAGGGGGTACCGGGCTCGATTGGCATACGGCCCGGCGCCGGCAAGATAATCGATTGCCATTTGGCCATCCGTGGCAACCTGTAAGGGGTTGGTTATTCCTGCCTCGCGAAAAGAGCGTTGCAACAGGAAGACATCGTTCGCATCGTCTTCCACCTGGAGAATGCAGGTTTTGTTCACCGGCAAACCTATCAGACAGAGCCCTTGCTGTCCAACCAAAGAAACCAAAGAACGTAATCGGTTAGTGACGGCGGGCGCTGCCGCCTAAAGGCGGCGTTCCGCGCGTCCGCAACGCCGGCTTCAGCCGGCAGCCCCGTAGTCACTGAGGCATTACCAAAGAACCTGCTTTCAAGGGGCGCACGACAGGATTCTTCAGGGCTGACGGCTCGGTGTATATATGTTCCCCATATACTTTTGAAAGGGGTTCCCTGGAAAAAACGCGCATCCGAAGAATCCTGTCGTGCGCCCCTGGGGCTCTTAAGGCGCTATTTGGCGCAGGCGATAAAAGCGGCTGGGGGCATTGGTAGTCGAGTCGGTGAATTGAAAAAGTCCGCTTAGAGCGTTGGTAACGCTGCCTATCGATGTCCAATTGAAGAGATTGCTGGAGACCAACACCTCGTAGGCGTATCCAATGGGCCCTGTTCCGTTCAATAGCGCCTGGTTTCCCACGATGGATATTCCCACGGTCGGAGGCGAGCTTTGCAAAACAGGCACAGAGTAGCTAATTTCCTGTGAAAACGGGCTTTCCAGCCCCAGGCTATCATAGGCGGTAACCGCGAAATAATAGGTCATCCCCACAAGCAGGCTCGAAACGGTGGCCGTGGTATTGGTTCCTGCATCCGTCACATTGTTATAGGCCTGGCTAATCGTCCCGCTATAGACCCGGTATCCGGCGATATTGCTCGAAGGGCTCGGGTCCCAGGCGAGTGTGACGTTGGCCACCGCTTGCGCCGGGACATTCTGTGCAGTCATTCCCATCCATCCCGCTATCAGCCCGGCGGCCACAAGCCGCTGTAATCGTCGCGCAAACATAGTGGCTAAGTTTCTCTTTGCGATAAGGCGGACGCGACTCGAATGATCCTAAGACCAACCAGGAAATTCCTTGGTAACC encodes the following:
- a CDS encoding fibronectin type III domain-containing protein, which gives rise to MFARRLQRLVAAGLIAGWMGMTAQNVPAQAVANVTLAWDPSPSSNIAGYRVYSGTISQAYNNVTDAGTNTTATVSSLLVGMTYYFAVTAYDSLGLESPFSQEISYSVPVLQSSPPTVGISIVGNQALLNGTGPIGYAYEVLVSSNLFNWTSIGSVTNALSGLFQFTDSTTNAPSRFYRLRQIAP
- a CDS encoding response regulator translates to MNKTCILQVEDDANDVFLLQRSFREAGITNPLQVATDGQMAIDYLAGAGPYANRARYPLPGLILLDLKLPHKSGREVLQWIRSQPGLRRIVVVVFTTAQYVGDVGLAYDLGANCFLVKPSDFTHYVRIAHLLKGWWLEHNQFAPLMEAAWPLSSYSAKLQRLFEHHAPDNPS